A portion of the Cydia fagiglandana chromosome 7, ilCydFagi1.1, whole genome shotgun sequence genome contains these proteins:
- the LOC134666051 gene encoding uncharacterized protein LOC134666051, whose translation MVPLKFERDIFGKLLAIALNNKIDLEECFSYPLSPLPPALCHNTGEMMKTEKSALAKKLRSLDNSSPPSSPDVWIIDGFYFLHSLVNQTIPDTFHKLSEIILQKICNISVQEIHLVFDRYLSPSIKDKEREKRQEEEIPFEITGPLQRPPSDFTKKLKNRKFKEAIVSYLAINWNNDEFGAIIGGKKIYLTLNEKCYSFVRNDQKVEKKEELNFECYHEEADTRVIFHAAQLQNQREIVIYASDTDILIIALANIHKLEEKNIYLVSRGAPGQRYDMNCINCTKLSNILGQTLCRALPAFHAFTGCDYTASFYRQGKVKPFNLLKKDKHFQNAFENLNEQFNLSDKQTTNAIEEFTVSMYGIKHCQSVNSARLLLFQKSFATSHNTKHFLNKVKTYNSNTIPPCWKTIKQKILRTTYIASMWLNATQKHCVKLSATEYGWTLNNGQYEPLWFDGEPTPLHVDDIVINSEDEGSDNFTSDDDENDYLSS comes from the coding sequence ATGGTTCCTTTAAAATTTGAAAGGGACATATTTGGGAAACTATTGGCAATTgccttaaataacaaaattgacttAGAGGAATGCTTTTCCTATCCCCTTTCTCCTTTGCCTCCAGCTTTATGCCATAATACTGGAGAGATGATGAAAACTGAGAAATCTGCTTTGGCCAAAAAGTTAAGATCACTGGACAATTCCTCACCACCTTCTAGTCCCGACGTCTGGATAATTGATGGATTCTATTTTTTACATTCTTTAGTAAACCAGACGATTCCAGATACGTTCCACAAACTCTCTGaaataatattacaaaaaatttgtaatatttcaGTACAGGAAATACATCTTGTATTTGATAGATACCTATCTCCATCAATTAAAGACAAAGAACGTGAAAAAAGACAAGAGGAAGAAATACCGTTCGAAATTACTGGACCGTTACAAAGACCGCCCAGtgattttaccaaaaaattaaaaaatcgcaaGTTCAAGGAAGCAATTGTGTCTTATCTCGCCATAAACTGGAACAACGACGAATTCGGTGCTATTATTGGTGGTAAAAAAATTTACTTAACCCTTAACGAGAAATGCTATTCATTCGTTCGAAATGACCAAAAGGTAGAAAAAAAAGAAGAGCTAAATTTCGAGTGTTATCACGAGGAAGCGGATACCAGGGTTATCTTTCATGCTGCACAACTCCAAAATCAGCGCGAAATTGTAATTTATGCGTCCGATACAGATATTTTGATAATTGCTTTAGCAAATATACACAAATTAGAAGAGAAAAATATTTACTTGGTTTCAAGAGGTGCGCCTGGACAAAGATATGATATGAACTGCATCAATTGCACAAAATTATCTAATATTTTGGGACAAACATTGTGTCGCGCTTTACCAGCATTTCATGCTTTTACTGGGTGTGATTACACCGCCAGTTTTTATCGCCAGGGAAAAGTGAAACCatttaatttgttaaaaaaagacAAACATTTTCAAAATGCATTCGAAAATTTAAATGAACAATTCAATTTATCTGATAAACAAACCACAAATGCAATTGAAGAGTTTACAGTTTCTATGTATGGTATTAAACATTGCCAAAGTGTTAATTCAGCGCGACTGCTactttttcaaaaaagttttgcAACCTCCCACAatacaaaacattttttaaataaagtaaaaacttATAATTCGAATACAATACCACCGTGTTGGAAGACAATTAAACAGAAAATTCTGAGAACAACATATATTGCATCCATGTGGCTTAATGCCACTCAAAAACATTGTGTGAAACTTAGTGCTACAGAGTATGGTTGGACGTTAAATAATGGGCAATACGAACCCTTGTGGTTCGACGGAGAGCCTACTCCTTTGCACGTTGATGATATAGTTATTAATAGTGAAGACGAAGGCAGTGATAATTTTACCTCTGACGATGATGAAAATGATTATTTAAgctcttaa